Proteins from one Caulobacter sp. X genomic window:
- a CDS encoding sigma-70 family RNA polymerase sigma factor, whose translation MPRPGRRLLVRRLILGERSIDAPGAPDPADPAPGPEAASLRAEQLSRLEAAIARLPDQLKEPLILTYLEGYSQQDAAAVLGVSVKTIEMRAYRARKRLADWLVDP comes from the coding sequence GTGCCGCGACCGGGGCGTCGCCTGCTGGTTCGGCGGCTGATCCTGGGCGAGCGGTCGATCGACGCGCCAGGCGCGCCCGATCCCGCCGACCCCGCGCCGGGCCCCGAGGCGGCGAGTCTGCGCGCCGAACAACTGTCGCGCCTGGAGGCGGCGATCGCGCGCCTGCCCGACCAGCTCAAGGAGCCGCTGATCCTCACCTATCTGGAAGGCTATTCACAACAGGACGCCGCGGCGGTCCTGGGCGTCAGCGTCAAGACCATCGAGATGCGCGCCTATCGCGCCCGCAAGCGGCTGGCCGACTGGCTGGTCGATCCCTGA
- a CDS encoding periplasmic heavy metal sensor: MRRISRGAALTVVLALLAGIAGGWLGSGRFLPMHHAQSLHEMVHHELKLSPDQDRRLEALEQDFAVRRRAREAELRAANAQLAAAIQARHEYGPEVEAAVERFHVAMGALQLETVQHVLAMRKVLTPEQAAKFDRRVSEALTNETP; encoded by the coding sequence ATGCGCCGGATCTCGCGCGGGGCGGCCCTGACCGTCGTCCTGGCGCTGCTGGCCGGGATCGCCGGCGGCTGGCTCGGCTCGGGCCGGTTCTTGCCGATGCATCACGCCCAGTCGCTGCACGAGATGGTTCACCACGAGCTGAAGCTCAGCCCGGATCAGGATCGCCGGCTCGAGGCGCTCGAACAGGATTTCGCCGTGCGTCGCCGCGCCCGGGAGGCCGAGCTGCGCGCGGCCAACGCCCAACTGGCCGCCGCCATCCAGGCGCGCCACGAATACGGGCCCGAGGTCGAGGCCGCGGTCGAGCGTTTCCATGTCGCCATGGGGGCGCTGCAGCTGGAGACGGTCCAGCACGTCCTGGCGATGCGTAAGGTGCTGACCCCCGAGCAGGCGGCCAAATTCGACCGCCGCGTCAGCGAGGCGCTCACGAACGAGACGCCGTGA
- a CDS encoding RNA polymerase sigma factor, which translates to MTAGLGEDEDGALARRAARGDERAFSTLMRRHKGALHAFARRHVGDSEAAHEVVQESFVAAWKALDRYDPTRPFGAWMRAIVLNKCRDRGVACWFGG; encoded by the coding sequence GTGACCGCCGGCCTTGGCGAGGACGAGGACGGCGCGCTGGCCAGGCGCGCGGCGCGCGGCGACGAGCGCGCCTTCAGCACGCTGATGCGGCGTCACAAGGGCGCCTTGCACGCCTTCGCCCGGCGCCATGTCGGCGACTCCGAAGCCGCCCACGAGGTGGTGCAGGAAAGCTTCGTGGCCGCCTGGAAGGCGCTGGATCGCTATGATCCGACCCGGCCGTTCGGCGCCTGGATGCGGGCCATCGTCCTGAACAAGTGCCGCGACCGGGGCGTCGCCTGCTGGTTCGGCGGCTGA